The following proteins are encoded in a genomic region of Paenibacillus sp. FSL H3-0469:
- the pilM gene encoding pilus assembly protein PilM, which produces MLGLQNPVAGLAIEQTGIRYISFKNKKLWEVRKKRYLPLPPGLIVENQVADREALLETVKHWVKVERLRGKRVSLSIPPSQIIIRKMSIPSTNPKQVEQLVKLEVETGLHLPFESPVYDYVTIDVDEENSHLLVFAAPRKPIQDYIDVLEGAGLRVATVEIAATALARSLSIGRKAEFEDTMLINIEQNVLDVYMFRSGNPVFIRTINQMDLNSGVQPTVQAGIEYMREVAATSASLAGGLLAPGRMLEITAEISRMLNFYQYSLHDGSTRIQNVLITGPLQIRNQLLEELQQSLTELEVTTIGLEDVTGDSAPDPELNDYRVAAGAALQDSNTLAVNLLPREDREAILFPYVAVALVGIWLVGVVGVGIFFATNKGQITENEQQIQGAQDRSLMLQSELAKINGVSGTLNRKAAVDEILAYRTIIVPVLNELSSGLPQDSLLRSINYTYHDSIDLTLRVPSMEASSIYLANLRKMSFTKGAEIQKLTEGDTTVQSGSVSGYGTYTAVYHVSLLKTKTNDTAAGIDQQAASGEGDGSGTN; this is translated from the coding sequence ATGCTTGGACTTCAGAACCCGGTGGCCGGTCTTGCGATTGAGCAGACGGGAATCCGCTATATCAGCTTTAAGAACAAAAAGTTATGGGAAGTACGTAAGAAGCGCTATCTTCCGCTCCCGCCAGGATTAATTGTTGAGAATCAGGTAGCCGATCGTGAAGCTCTCTTGGAAACTGTCAAGCACTGGGTGAAGGTTGAGAGACTGCGCGGTAAACGGGTCTCGCTGTCGATTCCGCCATCACAGATCATCATCCGTAAAATGAGTATTCCCAGCACGAATCCGAAGCAGGTAGAGCAGCTTGTGAAGCTGGAGGTGGAGACGGGACTGCATCTGCCCTTTGAAAGCCCTGTTTATGATTATGTCACAATTGATGTAGATGAGGAGAACAGTCATCTCCTGGTGTTCGCTGCTCCCCGTAAGCCGATTCAAGACTATATTGATGTGCTTGAAGGAGCGGGTCTGCGGGTTGCTACTGTGGAGATTGCGGCAACAGCACTTGCCCGTAGCTTGAGTATTGGCCGCAAGGCAGAGTTTGAGGATACGATGCTTATTAATATCGAGCAGAATGTTCTTGACGTATATATGTTCCGCAGCGGTAATCCGGTGTTCATCCGAACCATTAATCAAATGGATTTGAACAGCGGAGTACAGCCCACTGTACAAGCTGGGATAGAATATATGAGAGAAGTTGCGGCAACGTCAGCTAGCCTGGCCGGGGGATTGCTTGCGCCTGGGCGGATGCTGGAGATCACCGCTGAAATATCGCGCATGCTGAACTTTTATCAATACAGTCTTCATGACGGAAGCACGAGAATTCAAAATGTCCTGATTACAGGCCCTCTACAGATTCGCAACCAGCTGCTCGAGGAACTGCAACAATCCTTGACGGAGCTTGAGGTTACAACTATCGGACTGGAAGATGTCACGGGTGACAGTGCTCCTGATCCTGAGCTGAATGATTATCGTGTAGCCGCCGGGGCAGCCCTGCAGGATAGTAATACCCTTGCCGTTAACCTGCTGCCGCGGGAAGACCGGGAGGCCATTCTTTTCCCATATGTTGCTGTTGCTCTTGTTGGAATATGGCTGGTCGGTGTGGTAGGAGTCGGTATATTCTTTGCAACAAATAAAGGGCAGATTACAGAGAATGAGCAACAAATTCAGGGTGCCCAGGACCGCTCATTGATGCTTCAAAGCGAACTCGCCAAGATAAATGGAGTGTCCGGAACACTGAACAGAAAGGCTGCAGTGGATGAAATTCTTGCATATAGAACAATTATTGTACCTGTATTGAATGAGCTATCTTCGGGGTTGCCGCAGGATAGCTTACTGCGAAGTATAAACTATACGTACCATGATTCCATTGATCTCACGTTAAGAGTGCCGAGTATGGAAGCTTCCTCTATTTATTTGGCCAATCTGCGCAAAATGTCTTTCACCAAGGGAGCCGAAATTCAGAAGCTGACAGAAGGGGATACCACCGTACAGTCCGGTTCGGTCTCAGGATATGGTACGTATACTGCGGTTTACCATGTGAGCTTACTAAAAACAAAGACTAACGATACAGCAGCTGGAATAGACCAACAGGCAGCGTCAGGGGAGGGGGATGGCAGTGGAACAAATTAA
- a CDS encoding S41 family peptidase, with product MLKKSTAAFMIVAALLCGSLLTLGVTGYVQVFGQAAGEGLATVLQTAGLQEKESKKLGTALSLIESNYYEKVDREKLIDGAVNGMMEALGDPYSNYMGKETAQRFEESIEGSFSGIGAEVSSDNGKVVVVSPIKGSPAEKAGIQAKDVILTVNGESLEGLELNAAVAKIRGPKGSKATLKVQRTGTAEPLQFVITRDDVRLETVYAKMEKEHVGVIEVTQFSQNTSERFKEELTKLEKQGMKGLVIDVRNDPGGVLPVVIEMVEQFVPSGKAIVQVEDKNKRREISTSKGSSKKYPVVVLMNKGSASASEIMAGALQQSAGAKLIGENSFGKGTVQTSFEEQLGDGSLLKITIAKWLTPDGTWIHGKGIKPDIAVAQPDYFSVAPINKSVTLQYNMNNADVKSAQTMLDGLGYKPGRKDGYFDAGTKEAVKKFQSAAKLKSTGSIDAKTAEALELALIKVIQDPVNDNQRNKGIEEIQKEIKAAASKK from the coding sequence ATGTTAAAGAAAAGCACTGCGGCCTTTATGATCGTCGCGGCACTGCTGTGCGGCAGTCTGCTGACCCTGGGCGTGACCGGTTATGTGCAGGTATTCGGACAAGCCGCAGGTGAAGGGCTGGCGACGGTCCTGCAGACTGCCGGACTACAGGAGAAGGAATCGAAGAAGCTGGGTACCGCTCTTAGCCTGATCGAGAGCAATTATTATGAGAAGGTCGACCGGGAGAAGCTGATTGACGGTGCGGTCAACGGAATGATGGAAGCACTGGGCGACCCGTATTCAAACTACATGGGCAAGGAGACGGCACAGCGGTTCGAGGAGAGCATTGAAGGCTCCTTCTCGGGGATTGGCGCTGAAGTCTCCTCCGATAACGGCAAGGTCGTTGTAGTCTCCCCTATCAAGGGCTCACCGGCAGAGAAGGCCGGCATTCAAGCCAAGGATGTGATCCTCACCGTTAATGGTGAATCGCTGGAAGGGTTGGAGTTGAATGCGGCTGTAGCCAAAATCCGCGGTCCCAAGGGCAGCAAGGCTACCCTGAAGGTCCAGCGGACCGGAACAGCAGAGCCGCTGCAATTCGTCATCACCCGTGATGATGTCAGACTGGAGACGGTCTATGCGAAGATGGAGAAGGAGCATGTCGGTGTGATCGAGGTTACGCAGTTCTCACAGAACACCTCGGAGCGGTTCAAGGAAGAGCTGACGAAGCTGGAGAAGCAAGGCATGAAGGGACTCGTTATTGATGTCCGCAATGACCCGGGCGGTGTGCTGCCAGTCGTCATTGAGATGGTTGAGCAGTTCGTACCTTCCGGCAAAGCCATTGTACAGGTGGAAGACAAGAACAAGCGGCGCGAGATCAGCACCTCTAAGGGATCGAGCAAGAAGTATCCGGTAGTCGTGCTGATGAACAAAGGCAGCGCGAGTGCTTCGGAGATCATGGCCGGAGCCCTGCAGCAATCGGCCGGAGCCAAGCTGATCGGAGAGAATTCATTCGGCAAAGGGACCGTGCAGACCAGCTTCGAGGAGCAGCTCGGTGACGGAAGCCTGCTGAAGATTACGATTGCCAAGTGGCTTACGCCTGACGGCACCTGGATTCACGGCAAGGGCATTAAGCCGGATATCGCCGTAGCCCAGCCCGATTACTTCTCGGTGGCGCCGATTAACAAGAGCGTTACGCTGCAATATAATATGAACAATGCAGATGTCAAAAGTGCACAGACCATGCTAGACGGGCTAGGCTACAAGCCGGGCCGCAAGGACGGCTACTTCGATGCCGGGACCAAAGAAGCGGTCAAGAAATTCCAGAGCGCAGCCAAGCTGAAGTCGACTGGCTCGATTGACGCCAAGACCGCTGAAGCGCTGGAGCTGGCGCTGATCAAGGTCATCCAAGATCCGGTGAATGACAATCAGCGGAATAAGGGGATCGAAGAAATTCAGAAGGAAATCAAGGCTGCAGCGTCGAAAAAGTAA
- a CDS encoding DL-endopeptidase inhibitor IseA family protein, producing MMNKKWMIGSLALSLGLVSAGGGALAASPVASIEGVRTVAASAPGKEGPATINNLTERSVVPLVVHAKKLYTYASRGGNVFSPELFTYKTVEYRYLSSDLGTKQQLMSYIKKGFTHNAAAFYAQTQFLEHEGRMAQVNSDLGNSLDFTRATARMVSKTAQAAVFELTVPAEGPNGSSEVVTVKLKKVNGYWRIDMSPDTLF from the coding sequence ATGATGAACAAAAAATGGATGATCGGTTCACTGGCATTATCACTGGGTCTTGTCTCTGCAGGGGGCGGAGCGCTTGCGGCTTCGCCGGTGGCAAGCATTGAGGGCGTTAGAACGGTTGCGGCGTCTGCACCGGGCAAGGAAGGGCCGGCTACCATTAACAACCTCACGGAACGGAGCGTTGTTCCGCTGGTGGTTCATGCCAAGAAGCTATACACGTATGCCAGCCGGGGAGGCAATGTATTCAGCCCGGAGCTGTTCACTTATAAAACAGTGGAGTACCGCTATCTGTCGAGCGATCTGGGCACGAAGCAGCAGCTGATGAGCTACATCAAGAAGGGCTTCACGCATAATGCGGCCGCCTTCTATGCACAGACACAGTTCCTGGAGCATGAGGGCAGAATGGCACAGGTCAATTCTGATCTGGGCAACTCGCTTGATTTCACCAGAGCGACTGCACGGATGGTCTCCAAGACTGCACAGGCGGCAGTGTTCGAGCTTACTGTACCTGCGGAAGGACCGAACGGGTCTTCCGAAGTAGTAACAGTGAAGCTGAAGAAGGTGAACGGCTACTGGAGAATTGATATGTCGCCGGATACCCTTTTCTAA
- a CDS encoding VanW family protein, with product MKKIHAALIAGFGLMLAGSLAAGGLHLYGSQPTLPANTAIAGWEVGGMNIADVAAGMDARLQALEATPLMLKAKNNAGLQVTLKQAGVTYEAGDFLQALKTLTDGTLMERVQARRNWPGSWNMDIQLQTSQLKSLLNPEWEKEAFGVPVDAVRQITGDDRVVYTPGTSSYEVDWQALELAMQAAVPTRLAADGKLRDQQIQLEIPLAVKQPKITLQSLKDQGIDRKIVQFSTSLGASGPGRSFNVEAAAKAVNGTVLPPNAVFDYGKAIQKAQTEYGFREAPVIVNGKLQPGTGGGICQVSSTLYNAALRSGLEIVERRNHSLPVSYLPKGQDATFAEGYINFRFRNNTGKYLIIKSEVQGRTLTIKLFGTFPKNVTYSIESRTVEVLPPTDKYVSDASLPKGGTRVLLAGKTGYVVETYITRHVDGKAVERNLLSRDTYYAQKRVIAINRGGMSKSDQPESPRRQLVEDGVKVR from the coding sequence ATGAAAAAAATACACGCCGCTCTCATCGCGGGTTTCGGTCTGATGCTGGCCGGTTCGCTGGCTGCCGGAGGGCTTCATCTGTACGGCAGCCAGCCCACCCTGCCCGCAAACACCGCTATCGCAGGCTGGGAGGTAGGCGGAATGAACATTGCTGACGTAGCGGCCGGAATGGATGCAAGACTTCAGGCGCTGGAAGCTACTCCACTCATGCTGAAGGCAAAAAATAACGCCGGACTACAGGTTACCCTTAAGCAGGCAGGCGTGACCTATGAAGCCGGGGATTTCCTTCAGGCGCTGAAGACACTGACGGACGGCACGCTGATGGAGCGGGTACAAGCCCGGCGCAACTGGCCCGGCAGCTGGAATATGGACATTCAGTTGCAGACTTCGCAGCTTAAGAGTCTCTTGAATCCCGAGTGGGAAAAAGAAGCCTTCGGCGTTCCGGTCGATGCGGTCCGGCAGATCACCGGAGATGACCGGGTCGTATATACGCCGGGCACCTCCTCCTACGAGGTGGACTGGCAAGCGCTGGAGCTTGCGATGCAGGCGGCGGTGCCCACCCGGTTGGCTGCTGACGGTAAGCTTCGAGATCAGCAGATTCAGCTGGAGATCCCCCTTGCCGTCAAGCAGCCGAAGATCACGCTACAGTCACTCAAGGATCAGGGCATTGACCGCAAAATCGTCCAGTTCAGCACCTCCCTCGGGGCCAGCGGCCCCGGGCGCAGCTTCAATGTAGAGGCCGCCGCCAAAGCCGTGAACGGCACGGTGCTGCCGCCGAATGCGGTTTTTGATTACGGAAAAGCGATCCAGAAGGCCCAGACCGAATACGGCTTCCGCGAAGCCCCGGTCATCGTGAACGGCAAGCTCCAGCCCGGCACCGGCGGGGGGATCTGCCAGGTCTCCAGCACCCTGTATAATGCCGCGCTTCGCTCGGGCCTTGAGATTGTAGAACGGCGCAACCACTCGCTTCCGGTCAGCTATCTGCCCAAGGGGCAGGACGCCACTTTTGCCGAGGGATATATTAATTTCCGCTTCCGCAACAATACCGGCAAATATCTGATCATCAAATCCGAAGTCCAGGGGCGTACGCTGACCATCAAGCTGTTCGGCACGTTCCCGAAGAACGTCACCTATTCCATTGAATCCAGGACCGTCGAGGTGCTGCCCCCCACGGATAAATATGTGAGCGATGCCTCGCTCCCCAAGGGCGGAACCCGGGTACTGCTTGCCGGTAAAACCGGTTATGTAGTTGAAACTTACATTACCCGCCATGTGGATGGTAAAGCTGTAGAAAGAAATCTGCTTTCCCGCGATACCTATTACGCCCAGAAACGTGTCATCGCCATCAACCGCGGCGGGATGAGCAAGTCCGATCAGCCCGAATCCCCGCGCAGACAGCTCGTCGAGGACGGAGTGAAGGTGCGGTAA
- the pilO gene encoding type 4a pilus biogenesis protein PilO → MEQINKYRSPITLGVLILFLLLFAFFMLGLQPTSRTVKDQESELSQLNEQNSLLESKINERKNDTSQQAEEAALLTQLPKGDNSEQMILDLRSIGSVSGAKLKDVNFSIGQENPIQTMTGSGTAVYPAVKPLTMTAVVEGDYSSISKWLLALQQLPRVVNVDTLTFQRSSDGGGAGGSSKIITANVSFTAYFEDAIDPETEDQALAAGNSTQVSISGNK, encoded by the coding sequence GTGGAACAAATTAATAAATACAGGTCCCCTATTACATTGGGCGTTCTAATCCTGTTTTTGTTGCTGTTCGCCTTCTTCATGCTTGGTCTACAGCCTACCAGCCGAACTGTCAAAGATCAGGAATCGGAGCTCAGCCAGTTGAATGAACAGAATAGTCTGCTTGAGAGCAAAATTAATGAACGCAAGAACGACACCTCACAGCAAGCCGAAGAGGCTGCACTGCTCACCCAGCTTCCGAAAGGCGACAACAGTGAACAAATGATTCTGGATCTGCGCTCTATCGGATCAGTATCCGGGGCGAAGCTAAAGGATGTCAATTTCAGTATAGGCCAAGAGAATCCGATTCAGACCATGACAGGTTCAGGTACGGCGGTATATCCTGCGGTCAAGCCGCTGACTATGACGGCTGTAGTCGAGGGGGATTATTCGAGTATCAGCAAATGGCTGCTTGCGCTGCAACAGCTGCCCCGCGTAGTGAATGTCGATACATTAACATTTCAGCGGTCCTCGGACGGCGGGGGTGCAGGAGGTTCTTCTAAAATTATAACGGCGAACGTTTCGTTTACAGCCTATTTTGAAGATGCCATTGATCCTGAAACTGAAGATCAGGCACTTGCAGCCGGCAATTCCACTCAGGTATCCATAAGCGGAAATAAATAA
- the ftsX gene encoding permease-like cell division protein FtsX yields MSFKTFLRHLREGFKNVFRNGWMSVASITSIVVSLFVLGVFILLVLNVNQIADKADSQVQINVHLTLNTDQKMREKLENEIGNMPEVSKVEFVSKEQGLKEFREDMGPDAAELLEGFDEDNNPLPDKLLVEVIEPTTVPFVAEKIEALNKTHEEQPIYKVNYGKGSVETLFKVTKAVRNIGFIFVAGLALMSMFLISNTIRVTILARRKEIGIMKLVGATNYFIRWPFFIEGALIGLIGSVVTSGALYAGYSSLVASVKGDPMLGLQLIPFENIWLLLCGLLVGLGVLIGVWGSTVSIRKFLKV; encoded by the coding sequence ATGAGTTTTAAAACCTTCTTGCGGCATTTGCGGGAAGGCTTCAAAAACGTATTCCGCAACGGCTGGATGTCGGTGGCGTCCATCACTTCCATCGTTGTCTCTCTCTTCGTACTCGGAGTGTTCATCCTGCTGGTGCTCAACGTCAATCAAATTGCGGACAAAGCAGACAGCCAGGTGCAGATCAATGTGCATCTGACGCTGAATACGGACCAGAAGATGCGGGAGAAGCTGGAAAACGAAATCGGCAATATGCCGGAAGTCAGCAAGGTGGAGTTCGTCTCCAAAGAACAGGGCTTGAAGGAATTCCGTGAAGATATGGGGCCGGATGCCGCCGAGCTCCTGGAAGGCTTCGATGAAGATAATAATCCGCTGCCGGACAAGCTGCTCGTCGAAGTCATTGAGCCGACCACGGTTCCGTTTGTAGCGGAGAAGATAGAAGCACTGAACAAGACGCATGAAGAGCAGCCGATCTACAAGGTGAACTACGGTAAAGGCTCTGTAGAGACTTTATTCAAGGTGACCAAGGCGGTGCGGAATATCGGGTTTATTTTTGTAGCGGGACTGGCGCTGATGTCGATGTTCCTGATCTCGAATACCATCCGGGTAACGATTCTGGCCCGCCGCAAGGAAATCGGCATTATGAAGCTCGTGGGCGCGACGAATTATTTCATCCGCTGGCCTTTTTTTATCGAAGGCGCTCTGATCGGATTGATTGGTTCAGTGGTAACCTCTGGTGCGCTCTACGCCGGTTACAGCAGTCTGGTGGCTTCCGTGAAGGGAGATCCGATGCTGGGGCTTCAACTGATTCCATTCGAAAATATCTGGTTGCTGCTGTGCGGTCTGCTGGTGGGCCTCGGTGTACTGATTGGCGTATGGGGCAGCACGGTGTCGATCCGCAAGTTCTTGAAGGTATAG
- the ftsE gene encoding cell division ATP-binding protein FtsE has product MIEMQDVWKTYANGTHALQGISVKIDRNEFVYIVGPSGAGKSTFMKLIYREETPTKGQISVGGFNIGKLKPRKIPYVRRNIGVVFQDFRLLPKMTAYENVAFAMDVIEAPKKIIKKRVNEVLDLVGLRSKAGREPSQLSGGEQQRIAIARAIVNNPSVIIADEPTGNLDPETSWGIMQLLDEINFRGTTIVMATHNRDIVNKMRKRVLAIENGTIVRDQLRGEYGYEF; this is encoded by the coding sequence ATGATTGAGATGCAGGATGTATGGAAGACCTATGCTAACGGGACCCATGCATTGCAAGGAATATCCGTCAAAATCGACCGTAATGAGTTCGTCTACATTGTCGGACCGTCCGGCGCAGGGAAATCAACGTTCATGAAATTAATTTATAGAGAAGAAACGCCAACCAAAGGACAGATCTCTGTAGGCGGGTTCAATATCGGCAAGCTGAAGCCCCGTAAGATCCCATATGTGCGCCGCAATATCGGTGTGGTCTTTCAGGATTTCCGGCTGCTGCCGAAGATGACGGCGTATGAGAATGTGGCTTTTGCGATGGATGTTATTGAGGCGCCGAAGAAGATTATCAAGAAGCGTGTGAATGAAGTGCTCGATCTGGTGGGACTGCGCAGCAAGGCGGGGCGTGAGCCCTCACAGCTCTCAGGGGGAGAGCAGCAGCGGATCGCGATTGCCAGAGCTATCGTCAACAATCCTTCCGTTATTATTGCGGACGAGCCTACCGGCAATCTGGACCCGGAGACCTCGTGGGGCATTATGCAGCTGCTGGATGAGATTAATTTCCGCGGCACCACGATCGTTATGGCGACCCACAACCGGGATATTGTGAACAAAATGCGTAAACGGGTGCTTGCGATTGAGAATGGAACGATCGTCAGAGACCAATTGAGAGGGGAATACGGTTATGAGTTTTAA
- a CDS encoding prepilin peptidase produces the protein MTIVIAVYITLLGLILGSFYNVVALRVPAGESLNHPPSHCTGCGTRLKPRDLVPVLSWLANGGKCRHCGAKVSMLYPLGELATGLLFLWSYLEFGVTVKGVTAIVLSSVAVIVTVADLKYMLIPNKILLFFTPFLLVLTLLNVDGSIWLFFLGAAVGGAIILPFAWFGGMGMGDFKLFSLLGLAIGFPNVLLAFFAACLLGTLVGGTLQLTGIVKRGQPVPFGPWLALGGLLAYGYGSEIIGGYLSLIH, from the coding sequence ATGACCATCGTTATCGCTGTATATATCACGCTGCTCGGGCTAATATTAGGCTCCTTCTATAACGTTGTCGCTCTGCGTGTGCCAGCGGGAGAATCGCTCAATCATCCTCCTTCGCACTGCACCGGTTGTGGAACACGCCTGAAGCCGCGGGATTTGGTACCGGTACTCAGTTGGTTGGCAAACGGTGGTAAATGCAGGCATTGCGGTGCCAAAGTATCCATGCTGTACCCGCTAGGTGAGCTTGCGACCGGACTGCTGTTCTTGTGGTCCTATCTGGAGTTCGGCGTAACTGTTAAAGGTGTGACGGCGATTGTATTATCAAGTGTGGCTGTTATTGTAACGGTGGCTGATCTCAAATATATGCTGATACCGAATAAAATCCTGCTATTTTTCACACCATTCCTGCTAGTGCTCACTCTATTGAATGTTGATGGATCGATATGGTTATTCTTTCTAGGTGCTGCTGTTGGAGGAGCGATCATTCTACCCTTTGCCTGGTTCGGCGGAATGGGTATGGGTGATTTCAAGCTATTCTCATTGCTGGGACTGGCCATAGGGTTCCCTAATGTGCTGTTGGCCTTCTTCGCAGCATGTCTATTAGGTACACTGGTTGGCGGTACACTCCAATTGACGGGTATCGTTAAGCGCGGGCAGCCCGTTCCCTTTGGTCCTTGGCTTGCTCTGGGAGGATTACTTGCTTACGGTTACGGTTCAGAGATTATCGGCGGGTATCTCTCGCTTATTCATTAG
- a CDS encoding peptidoglycan DD-metalloendopeptidase family protein: protein MKRIAAGMAVILLAVTMFGPSDGYAKKTSVAEIDKQLKQLQQEVQAAKAAQEKADSRNQEAKHYKNKTTLNLDYVLGQIAQVKGEMTTISGKIASTEKSLTVTATELDEAEARVASREKLLESRVRLMYTDGAVSYLDVLLSSTSFSDFLDRADSLKMIVDQDQDLLVQHKLDKQTVITKKQELEGQYATAKQLYTDLEAQRSMLKEKEAEKQELIAYYDEEIQNSEVLSAEQDAKLVELASSRSALEAQKDKIKAEEAARRAAAAKAEAQRRAALAAAKAAEKAKASKSSGGDSSSVASVEEYSGGDGPYLRPVGYARISSPFGYRTHPVTHEVGKLHTGMDFAVPQGTSIHAADSGTVVLAQWYSGYGYCVIIDHGGGVWTLYGHIREGGIKVSQGQRVERGQKIAESGSTGRSTGPHLHFEVRINGKPVNPMPYL, encoded by the coding sequence TTGAAAAGAATAGCTGCCGGAATGGCCGTTATATTGCTGGCTGTCACAATGTTCGGGCCCTCTGACGGATATGCGAAGAAAACAAGTGTTGCCGAAATCGATAAGCAGCTGAAGCAGCTGCAGCAGGAGGTCCAGGCGGCGAAGGCGGCGCAGGAGAAAGCGGACTCCCGTAATCAGGAAGCGAAGCACTATAAGAATAAGACCACACTGAATCTGGACTACGTGCTGGGGCAGATTGCCCAGGTGAAGGGTGAGATGACCACGATATCCGGCAAAATTGCCAGCACGGAGAAGTCGCTTACCGTGACGGCAACGGAGCTGGATGAGGCGGAGGCGCGTGTTGCCTCCCGCGAAAAGCTGCTGGAATCCCGTGTCCGTCTGATGTACACGGATGGCGCAGTCTCCTATCTGGATGTGTTGCTGTCCTCAACCAGCTTCTCCGACTTCCTGGACCGGGCCGATTCCCTGAAGATGATCGTGGATCAGGATCAGGATCTGCTGGTGCAGCATAAGCTGGACAAGCAGACGGTAATTACCAAGAAGCAGGAGCTGGAAGGGCAATATGCCACGGCGAAGCAGCTGTATACCGATCTGGAAGCCCAGCGCAGTATGCTGAAGGAGAAGGAAGCGGAGAAGCAGGAGCTCATCGCGTATTACGATGAGGAGATTCAGAATTCGGAGGTCCTCTCCGCCGAACAGGATGCCAAGCTGGTAGAACTGGCCAGCAGCCGCTCCGCGCTGGAAGCGCAGAAGGACAAGATTAAGGCGGAGGAAGCGGCGCGCAGAGCGGCGGCAGCGAAGGCTGAGGCGCAGCGCCGGGCGGCGTTAGCCGCAGCCAAGGCGGCGGAGAAGGCGAAAGCCTCCAAATCTTCCGGCGGCGACAGCTCCTCCGTTGCGAGTGTAGAGGAATATTCCGGCGGAGATGGTCCTTATCTCCGGCCGGTGGGCTACGCGCGGATCTCCTCTCCTTTTGGCTACCGGACCCATCCGGTGACGCATGAGGTCGGCAAGCTGCATACCGGTATGGACTTCGCAGTGCCGCAGGGTACGAGTATTCACGCGGCGGATTCCGGTACGGTTGTGTTAGCGCAGTGGTATAGCGGCTATGGTTATTGTGTCATTATTGACCATGGCGGCGGGGTATGGACGCTGTACGGTCACATCCGCGAAGGCGGTATCAAGGTGAGCCAGGGACAACGGGTGGAGCGCGGGCAGAAGATTGCGGAATCCGGCTCAACGGGACGTTCTACCGGCCCGCATCTGCATTTTGAGGTGCGGATCAACGGGAAACCGGTAAATCCTATGCCTTATCTGTAA
- a CDS encoding type II secretion system protein — protein sequence MLANAIKKRLSKEEGQKGFTLIELLAVIVILGIIAVIAIPLIGNVISDTKKDSDVATARQIYDAARLYIAGEKDGKFVDTSGVNVTIAEMQREGYLDTDLSLPSSKATIKGGVVIFTDKGQLDSVQIAPKPLGSADQPSVPTTGTSKEAGGSYTASEVLKSSPATPAPTPNS from the coding sequence ATGTTAGCAAATGCAATCAAGAAGAGATTGAGTAAAGAGGAAGGCCAGAAGGGCTTTACGCTGATCGAATTATTGGCAGTTATCGTTATCTTGGGGATTATTGCGGTTATTGCGATTCCTTTGATCGGGAATGTTATTTCGGATACAAAAAAAGACTCTGACGTAGCTACAGCCCGGCAAATTTATGATGCGGCGAGACTTTACATCGCTGGTGAAAAAGATGGTAAGTTCGTTGATACTTCTGGTGTAAATGTTACTATTGCTGAAATGCAGAGAGAAGGGTATTTGGATACTGACTTGAGTCTTCCAAGTTCAAAAGCCACTATTAAGGGCGGTGTTGTTATTTTCACTGACAAAGGCCAGTTAGATTCAGTTCAAATAGCGCCAAAGCCGCTTGGTTCTGCTGATCAACCATCTGTTCCCACTACTGGAACTAGTAAGGAGGCTGGAGGTAGCTATACAGCTTCAGAGGTCTTAAAGTCAAGTCCAGCTACACCGGCGCCAACACCAAATTCTTAA